Within Mycobacterium heckeshornense, the genomic segment TGCTGGACGCCGAACAGGCCGGTATCGATCTCGACAAAAGCAGAGTGGTGGTCGACGAATACCAACGTACTTGTGCCCGGGGCGTTTTCGCGCTGGGTGACGTCTCCTCGCCCTACGAGCTCAAGCATGTCGCCAACCATGAAGCCCGCGTCGTGCAACACAACCTGCTGTGCGACTGGGACGATACCGAGTCGATGGTGATGACCGACCACCGTTACGTGCCGTCGGCCGTGTTCACCGATCCGCCGGTCGCCACCGTCGGGCTGACTGAAAACCAGGCTGTGGCAAAGGGTTTTGATGTCTCATGCGCGATTCAGGATTACGGCGACGTGGCCTACGGCTGGGCGATGGAGGACACCACCGGGATCGTCAAGATCATCGCCGAACGGGGCAGCGGCCGGCTGCTGGGCGCACACATCCTGGGCCACCAGGCCTCCTCGATCATCCAGCCGCTGATCCAGGCGATGAGCTTCGGGCTGACCGCGCAGCAGATGGCACGCGGCCAGTATTGGATCCATCCGGCGCTGCCCGAGGTCGTCGAAAATGCGCTGCTGAATCTGCGCTGACCGGCTCTGCGTGCTGGCCCGGTCAGTCTCCGGCGGCCTGACATCGCGGGCAGAGCCCGTGCAGGGTCAGCCCCGCCCGCTCCGAGAGCGCGAAGGAGCTGCCCGCCATCGCGTGCTCGAGCGCCGCACTCAGCCGTCGTGCGGGCACTTCGATGATCGCTCCGCAGCGGGTGCACACCGCGTGATGGTGTGGGTCTGCGGCCAATCCGTAGGTCGTGACGCCGTTCTCGAGCGTCAGCGCGTGCAGCACTCCCTGGTCCACCAGCGTCGTCACCGTTCGGTAGACCGTCGCCAAGTCGGGCGGTGTCAGCCCGGCCGGAGCGGCCTCGCGCAGCCGATGATGGATCTCCGCCACCGATAGGTGGCCGTTGACCGGTTCGATCACCGCCAGCACCGCGATCCGCGACGCCATGCGCCGCAGCCCGTGCGCACGCAACAGTTCGCCGATCCGCTCCGTGACGGCCGCGTCCAACGCCGATGGACCGGTCACCCCTTCAGTATCACGCACCGGGTCGGCGAAGCACAGCCATTGACCGGATCGGTCGGCGCAGGTGCCAGACTGGCCGTCGTGCCGAGGTTGTCGCGCGCCGACCCGCTGCGCCCGGCCCCGCCGGGCTTGCGATCGCCGCTGGGTTCGATCTGCGACGTGCTGCCCGCGGCGGCAGCGCTGCTGAAAGTTGCCGGCGCGATCGATGCGCTCGGGCTGACCAACTGGGCCGGCGACGTCCGACGCGTCGTGGTGCTACTGGTCGACGGCCTGGGTTGGCACCTGTTGTCGGAGCTGGTCGCCGACGCGCCGCTGCTGGCGGCTGTGGTGGGCGGGGGCATCGGCCGACTCGACGAACTGGTCTGCGCATTTCCCTCGACCACGCCGACGAGCCTGGTGTCGCTGGCGACCGGTGCGCAACCGGGTGAGCACGGCGTGTTGGGTTTCACGCTGAAGCTGCCGCACACCGACCGGGTGCTCAACCACATCGACTGGCGTGACGACCCGCCGCCCGCCCGATGGCAGCCTGTGGCGACGTGGTTCGAACGACTCGACCGCGCCGGGGTCGGCACCCGCGCGGTCTTGCCGGCGGCGTTTGTCGGCAGCGGGCTCACCGACGCGGTGTATCGCGGAGCCCGGATTCGCCCGACGCCCCACGACGCGGACTACGGCGAGCAACTGTGCGACGAGATCAACGCGGCACCGGGATTGGTCTACGGCTACACGGCGGCCCTGGACACCGCCGCGCACCTGTCCGGGATCGGGTCACCGCAATGGCACGCCGCGGCAACCTACGTCGATACGCTGCTTCGGCGACTGGCCGAATCGCTGCCGGCCGATACAGTACTGCTGGTCACCGC encodes:
- a CDS encoding Fur family transcriptional regulator → MTGPSALDAAVTERIGELLRAHGLRRMASRIAVLAVIEPVNGHLSVAEIHHRLREAAPAGLTPPDLATVYRTVTTLVDQGVLHALTLENGVTTYGLAADPHHHAVCTRCGAIIEVPARRLSAALEHAMAGSSFALSERAGLTLHGLCPRCQAAGD
- a CDS encoding alkaline phosphatase family protein, whose amino-acid sequence is MSRADPLRPAPPGLRSPLGSICDVLPAAAALLKVAGAIDALGLTNWAGDVRRVVVLLVDGLGWHLLSELVADAPLLAAVVGGGIGRLDELVCAFPSTTPTSLVSLATGAQPGEHGVLGFTLKLPHTDRVLNHIDWRDDPPPARWQPVATWFERLDRAGVGTRAVLPAAFVGSGLTDAVYRGARIRPTPHDADYGEQLCDEINAAPGLVYGYTAALDTAAHLSGIGSPQWHAAATYVDTLLRRLAESLPADTVLLVTADHGGVNVEPDARIDLDTDPRLAAGVRVVAGDPRVRYLYTEPGAAADVLAAWSETLAGRAEVYSRDDAVAAGLFGPVRPEHLPRLGDVVVVCAGQTAVLASAHEPPEVAGLIGLHGGATAAEMAIPLIVLRG